From the bacterium genome, one window contains:
- a CDS encoding serine hydrolase domain-containing protein: MGTPGLSKSRLERMHHVLSGYVDRKEVPGLVALVSHHADVHVETLGTMAVDHPAPMTRDTIFRIASITKPITAVAAMILVEECKLRLDESIEPWLPELAHRRVLKSMSAQPDDAVPALRAITVRDLLTFRMGLGSVMAMPGTYPIQKLMREYRIGGDGPPHPSRAPGTEEWLQKLGSLPWMAHPGERWMYHVSADVLGVLIARVSGQPLGTFMREHIFDPLGMKDTAFHVPSGKIDRLPACYFFNRGTNTLEVFDGVAYSAWRSERSFESGGGGLVSTIDDYFAFSRMMLNKGRHGREQVLSRAAVELMTADQLTPAQRAGSEIFFGAYRSWGFGMGVDIRRNEIFHTPGRFGWDGGFGTSAYTDPVEGMIGILFTQRMMDSPEPPKVFTDFWTLAYGAME, from the coding sequence ATGGGCACCCCAGGTCTTTCGAAGTCGAGGCTCGAGCGAATGCATCACGTGTTGTCGGGATACGTCGACCGGAAAGAGGTGCCCGGGCTCGTTGCGCTCGTCAGTCATCATGCCGACGTGCATGTGGAGACGCTCGGCACAATGGCGGTCGACCATCCGGCGCCGATGACGCGCGACACGATCTTTCGCATCGCGTCGATCACGAAGCCCATTACTGCCGTCGCGGCAATGATACTGGTAGAGGAATGCAAGTTACGGCTCGACGAATCGATCGAACCGTGGCTGCCGGAGCTTGCACATCGTCGTGTGCTGAAATCCATGTCCGCGCAGCCCGACGACGCGGTTCCTGCGCTGCGCGCGATCACCGTTCGCGATTTGCTGACGTTCCGCATGGGTCTCGGCAGTGTGATGGCCATGCCGGGTACGTATCCGATTCAGAAGTTGATGCGTGAATATCGGATTGGCGGCGACGGTCCACCACACCCTTCGCGGGCGCCCGGCACAGAAGAATGGCTGCAGAAGCTCGGTTCGCTGCCGTGGATGGCGCACCCGGGCGAGCGGTGGATGTACCACGTGAGTGCCGATGTCCTGGGGGTCTTGATCGCGCGCGTATCGGGACAACCCCTCGGCACGTTCATGCGCGAGCACATCTTCGACCCGCTCGGAATGAAAGACACGGCATTCCACGTGCCGTCCGGAAAAATCGACCGCTTGCCTGCGTGCTACTTCTTCAACCGTGGGACGAACACGCTGGAGGTGTTTGACGGCGTGGCGTACAGCGCATGGCGGTCTGAGCGGTCGTTCGAATCAGGCGGAGGCGGGCTCGTGTCGACGATCGATGACTATTTTGCCTTCAGCCGCATGATGCTGAACAAAGGCCGGCACGGCCGCGAGCAAGTTCTTTCACGCGCCGCCGTGGAGCTGATGACTGCAGATCAACTCACGCCTGCGCAACGCGCAGGGTCCGAGATCTTTTTCGGTGCGTATCGCAGCTGGGGCTTCGGAATGGGGGTGGACATTCGGCGCAACGAAATCTTCCACACACCGGGCCGATTCGGTTGGGACGGCGGCTTCGGCACATCCGCATATACGGACCCCGTAGAGGGAATGATCGGCATCCTCTTTACGCAGCGCATGATGGATTCACCGGAACCGCCGAAGGTATTCACCGACTTCTGGACACTGGCGTATGGAGCAATGGAATAG
- a CDS encoding short chain dehydrogenase, whose amino-acid sequence MKIILIGANGTIGEQVQKAFAGAGHEIVKVGRKSGDFQVEIENRESVRKLYQAVGSFDAVAIAAGEIAFAPLSELTAEKWQLSLGSKLMGQINLVQEAIPFIKEKGSFTLISGALNDEPIFAGVAASAVSGALEGFVRAAAIELPKGLRINVVSPTVLKESEAHFGPFFPGMIPVEGWKVGQAYKRAILGAQTGRVYKVD is encoded by the coding sequence ATGAAAATTATTTTGATTGGCGCAAACGGAACGATCGGCGAACAGGTTCAAAAGGCATTCGCGGGCGCTGGCCATGAGATAGTCAAGGTCGGACGCAAATCAGGCGATTTCCAAGTCGAGATCGAAAACCGCGAAAGTGTCCGGAAGCTTTATCAGGCCGTCGGCTCGTTTGATGCCGTGGCCATTGCAGCAGGCGAAATCGCATTTGCTCCGCTTTCGGAACTCACCGCTGAAAAGTGGCAGTTGTCGTTGGGAAGCAAGCTCATGGGTCAGATCAATCTGGTTCAGGAGGCGATCCCGTTCATCAAAGAAAAAGGATCCTTCACTTTGATTTCGGGCGCTCTTAACGACGAACCGATCTTCGCCGGCGTCGCGGCTTCAGCCGTCTCGGGCGCGTTGGAAGGTTTTGTTCGGGCTGCCGCAATTGAACTTCCTAAGGGATTGCGTATCAATGTGGTGAGTCCTACGGTCCTAAAAGAATCCGAAGCTCATTTTGGTCCGTTCTTTCCCGGCATGATTCCGGTCGAAGGATGGAAAGTTGGACAAGCCTACAAACGCGCTATCTTGGGGGCGCAAACCGGCCGCGTTTACAAAGTTGATTGA
- a CDS encoding glucose 1-dehydrogenase, whose translation MNTPVVLITGALTGIGRATALSFAHEGARIVVSGRHEEAGKALATELRTLGVEAEFVRADVRHEDDVRSLVDKTVARFGRLDVAVNNAGTEGEPGPVMEQSAETYAAIFDTNVLGTLLSMKHELRVMVPQGSGSIVNVSSVFGHTGAGGASIYVASKHAVEGLTKSAALEVAGTGVRVNVIAPGPIDTPMLNRFTGTDERKADLASTVPLKRVGRPEEIAQTIVFMSSDNASYITGASYLVDGGMLAA comes from the coding sequence ATGAACACCCCTGTTGTCCTGATCACTGGCGCCCTTACTGGTATCGGCCGTGCCACGGCTCTTTCGTTCGCTCACGAAGGCGCACGGATCGTCGTCTCCGGCCGCCACGAGGAAGCTGGCAAGGCGCTCGCCACCGAACTGCGCACGCTCGGTGTAGAAGCCGAGTTTGTTCGTGCCGACGTGCGTCACGAGGACGATGTGCGTAGCCTGGTCGATAAGACCGTCGCGCGCTTCGGTCGCCTGGACGTAGCTGTCAACAACGCCGGTACAGAGGGTGAGCCCGGCCCGGTGATGGAACAGTCCGCCGAGACTTATGCCGCTATCTTCGACACTAACGTGCTCGGCACACTGCTGAGCATGAAGCATGAGTTGCGCGTGATGGTTCCGCAAGGAAGCGGCAGTATCGTCAATGTGTCGTCTGTCTTCGGCCACACCGGCGCTGGTGGCGCGTCGATTTATGTGGCGAGCAAGCACGCGGTTGAAGGTCTTACTAAGTCGGCGGCCCTCGAAGTAGCGGGCACCGGTGTACGCGTCAATGTGATCGCCCCTGGTCCGATCGACACCCCGATGCTGAATCGATTCACCGGAACGGACGAAAGAAAAGCGGACTTGGCATCGACGGTGCCGCTCAAGCGCGTGGGGCGACCCGAGGAGATCGCTCAGACCATCGTCTTTATGTCCTCCGACAATGCATCGTACATCACGGGTGCGTCGTATCTCGTCGATGGTGGAATGCTGGCCGCGTAA